Proteins from one Cryptomeria japonica chromosome 4, Sugi_1.0, whole genome shotgun sequence genomic window:
- the LOC131056166 gene encoding disease resistance protein RPV1-like, with amino-acid sequence MLLEHLNLFGCSDLKFTSEDINFLKSLTKLDYLNLSYCKQLEEFSFPASLRELDFHNTSLRELTDNIGQLSKLRKMLIAHVLLTACRPLLEICLPSDLEIKLCKKLECLPNSLENLSSLTNITISCCPELQRLPDSLGDLSSFTNLQIVYCNNLERLPDSLGDLSSLTNLSIKGCPKLERQGVKSLPKSIRQLNNLQELNLSMCPISELDFGAASLSNLKKIYLGETEVCRISFSEDSCPHLESLGIFENKHLEEIEALPKTLQTIVLVLSEMLKSIPSLAGFTSLRGFCLRGCDGIEKIEGLEGCTSLQVLKAEFEEAATQRKQGISY; translated from the coding sequence ATGCTACTGGAACATCTCAATTTATTTGGCTGTAGTGATCTCAAATTCACGTCAGAGGACATAAACTTTCTGAAAAGCCTCACAAAGCTCGATTATTTGAACCTTTCTTACTGCAAACAATTGGAAGAGTTTTCTTTTCCGGCGTCCTTGAGAGAACTTGATTTCCACAATACCAGTTTAAGGGAGCTAACAGATAACATCGGTCAACTCAGCAAGTTGAGAAAGATGCTGATAGCACATGTGTTGTTGACAGCTTGCCGACCTCTCTTGGAAATTTGTCTTCCTTCGGATCTTGAAATTAAGCTTTGTAAAAAACTGGAATGTCTGCCTAACTCTCTTGAAAATTTGTCTTCCTTGACGAATATTACAATTTCTTGTTGTCCTGAATTGCAACGTCTACCTGATTCTCTTGGAGATTTGTCTTCCTTCACGAATCTTCAAATTGTATATTGTAATAATCTGGAACGCCTACCTGACTCTCTTGGAGATCTATCTTCCTTGACGAATCTTTCAATTAAAGGTTGTCCTAAGCTGGAACGTCAAGGAGTGAAATCTCTACCAAAATCAATTAGGCAACTTAATAATCTTCAAGAGCTGAATCTATCCATGTGCCCAATCAGCGAATTGGATTTTGGGGCGGCATCATTGAGCAACCTAAAGAAGATATATTTGGGAGAGACAGAAGTGTGCAGAATTTCATTTTCTGAAGACTCTTGTCCCCACTTGGAGAGCCTTGGTATTTTCGAGAATAAACATTTAGAGGAGATCGAAGCACTGCCAAAGACCCTCCAGACAATAGTTTTGGTACTCTCTGAAATGCTGAAGAGCATTCCGAGCTTGGCAGGATTTACTTCTCTGAGAGGATTTTGTCTAAGAGGTTGTGATGGAATTGAGAAAATCGAAGGTTTAGAGGGCTGCACAAGCTTGCAAGTATTGAAAGCTGAATTTGAAGAGGCTGCAACTCAGAGAAAACAAGGGATCAGCTATTGA